In Mycteria americana isolate JAX WOST 10 ecotype Jacksonville Zoo and Gardens chromosome 3, USCA_MyAme_1.0, whole genome shotgun sequence, a single genomic region encodes these proteins:
- the LOC142407703 gene encoding nephrocan-like: MNYFFLFKITDFRRMSALEELVLSCSGTESIENNTFKALSTLKSLELYKNQLTQIPTFLPSGLEILKLADNSINTLYASDFEGLMKLRVLDVRNNLIATLPPSAFSSLCNLQSLILDGNNMESVSAPLKLPRLKYLSMADNKLNSFATNFFASFQNLQFLSLSGNFLTKVPLDLPKSLLSLKLEKNQLKTIRLRDMKHLENLSEFFLSENQLTSIDGVQLLPNLTTLELSKNQLHTMPLRLPGRLQKLDCSNNLIQRVTAQDFQGLQDLKHLFLDNNAVSMFEAGALQQCAQLSNLALEQNLLISIPLRLPDTLARLDLKGNDIEDVGEQELKDLKQLQVLNLRNNKISALDRKVLEYLPRLRHLYLDGNPWNCTCDLLRTRRALVAKGTDVRGGQCAAPAESRGESWMSSKKILQQCEDNLSSMERGKEDRKKMKPSEASSTGVNTDDDYYDYELD; the protein is encoded by the exons atgaattatttttttctctttaagattaCTGACTTCAGGAGAATGTCAGCCCTTGAAGAGCTGGTCCTGTCATGCAGTGGCACAGAATCAATAGAAAACAACACTTTCAAAGCTCTGAGCACCTTGAAGTCCCTGGAACTCTACAAAAATCAGCTAACGCAAATACCCACCTTCCTCCCATCTGGCCTTGAAATTTTAAAACTCGCTGATAATTCCATCAACACTCTGTATGCGTCTGATTTTGAAGGTTTGATGAAACTAAGGGTGCTCGATGTTCGGAACAACTTGATTGCGACTCTGCCTCCGAgtgcattttcttccctttgcaattTACAAAGTCTGATTCTGGATGGCAACAACATGGAATCTGTGTCTGCACCACTTAAGCTTCCTAGGCTGAAGTATCTGAGCATGGCTGATAATAAACTGAACTCATTCGCAACCAACTTCTTTGCATCTTTCCAAAATCTACAGTTTCTCAGTTTAAGTGGCAACTTTCTGACAAAAGTGCCTCTTGACCTACCTAAATCCCTGCTGTCACTAAAATTAGAGAAAAACCAACTCAAAACAATAAGACTTCGAGACATGAAACACCTAGAAAACCTGTCTGAGTTCTTCCTATCAGAAAATCAGCTAACATCAATAGATGGTGTCCAGCTTCTTCCTAACTTAACAACACTGGAGCTGTCTAAGAACCAGCTCCACACTATGCCACTCAGGCTGCCTGGCAGATTGCAGAAGCTCGACTGCAGCAATAACCTGATTCAAAGGGTGACAGCACAGGACTTCCAAGGACTACAAGACCTCAAGCACTTGTTTCTTGACAACAACGCTGTTAGCATGTTTGAGGCAGGAGCTCTTCAGCAGTGTGCGCAGCTTTCGAATCTGGCACTGGAACAGAATCTCCTCATTTCTATTCCGCTGAG acttCCAGACACCCTTGCTAGATTGGATCTAAAGGGAAATGATATAGAGGATGTTGGAGAACAAGAGCTGAAGGACTTGAAACAGCTTCAGGTTCTAAATTTACGGAACAACAAGATATCTGCCTTGGATCGCAAAGTCTTAGAGTATTTACCTCGTCTCCGTCATCTGTATTTAGATGGAAACCCCTGGAACTGCACCTGTGACCTTCTCAGAACCAGAAGAGCGCTAGTGGCCAAAGGAACAGATGTCAGGGGAGGACAGTGTGCGGCACCGGCAGAAAGCCGAGGAGAAAGTTGGATGTCTTCCAAAAAGATTCTGCAGCAGTGTGAAGATAATCTGTCTTCCATGGAAAGGGGcaaagaggacagaaagaaaatgaaacccagTGAGGCCTCCAGCACTGGAGTAAACACAGATGATGATTACTATGATTATGAATTAGATTAA